In Juglans regia cultivar Chandler chromosome 5, Walnut 2.0, whole genome shotgun sequence, the following are encoded in one genomic region:
- the LOC109011780 gene encoding serine/threonine-protein kinase D6PKL1-like, translating to MNKETMDTLPSTSEIVESTEDSDSQLKVHEQNEKLHRSDSGNNYSIEDDINRLFQAIDIRAKARRLGQSPEIGRDPLRKSAQKRPMRISSFHSSGIGISEPVSLKQALRGLCISQASEMAAMKRLSKPGRLSGVSEAGAIKRLYRAVVVEADGSGVPIKGGKGNLMEVSLVPEESTSKLSALTPECAQVFEEELSKARVHPFTPSSDKIMTEAMMTKLSSPGQIVQKLRAADLSITHASQNIQGMDAAAPTSIEVPSKTPTLDGAHKGKLHSLASIPSFSSATRINKWTSNGPHLMKPISGNKNFVNKKVEQDSNFASSSCNPSSEKVEDDLVPSISNLDHQRQTCSMNHDMKRNEKASPASSSMNICIEVNSGTLDAGSSRPGFGLNCTNRNKSPVTKADERSRSREKGEFSQSSKSSIGEYSSSTTYSEDSNACGSSRSGKRPHMSKDLRWEAIHSVEKQQGSLGLRHFKLLRKLGCGDIGTVYLAELTGTNCLFALKVMDNEFLVSRKKMPRAQTEREILQMLDHPFLPTLYAHFATDKLSCLVMEYCPGGDLHVLRQKQPSRSFSELAARFYVAEVLLALEYLHMLGVVYRDLKPENILVREDGHIMLSDFDLSLRCAVNPMVVKSSSPVMEPAKKMSSPCTESSCIDPFCLQPSWQVPCFTPRLISAAAKARKIKADLAAQVSPLPQLVVEPTSARSNSFVGTHEYLAPEIIKAEGHGSAVDWWTFGIFLFEMLYGKTPFKGSGNEETLSNVVSRSLKFPNSPVVSFHARDLIRGLLIKDPENRLGSVKGAAEIKQHAFFEGLNWALIRCAVPPELPKSSDMEFVASAARKKESSKCNGLEAAGENVEFELF from the exons ATGAATAAGGAAACAATGGATACCCTACCCAGTACTAGTGAAATCGTTGAATCAACGGAAGACTCTGATTCTCAATTGAAAGTGCACGAGCAAAATGAAAAGCTCCACAGGTCAGACTCAGGAAATAATTATTCTATAGAGGATGATATTAATCGCCTTTTCCAGGCAATTGACATCAGAGCTAAAGCTAGAAGATTGGGTCAGTCACCAGAAATTGGTAGAGACCCTTTGCGAAAGAGTGCTCAGAAAAGGCCGATGAGAATTAGTTCATTCCATTCGTCGGGAATTGGGATCTCAGAGCCTGTGAGTTTGAAGCAAGCCCTGAGAGGACTATGCATCTCACAGGCCTCAGAGATGGCTGCTATGAAGCGATTATCTAAGCCAGGCAGGTTATCAGGGGTCTCGGAAGCAGGGGCTATCAAAAGATTGTATAGGGCAGTGGTGGTTGAGGCAGATGGATCTGGTGTTCCAATAAAAGGAGGTAAGGGGAATTTGATGGAAGTCTCTCTTGTACCagaagaaagcacatcaaaactTTCTGCTTTGACGCCTGAGTGCGCACAAGTGTTCGAAGAAGAGTTATCAAAAGCAAGGGTTCATCCTTTTACTCCTTCGTCAGATAAAATAATGACAGAGGCAATGATGACCAAATTATCATCACCTGGTCAGATTGTTCAAAAATTGAGAGCTGCTGATTTGTCAATTACTCATGCTAGCCAGAACATTCAGGGGATGGATGCAGCTGCTCCCACCTCAATAGAAGTACCTAGCAAAACTCCAACGCTAGATGGGGCGCATAAAGGTAAGTTGCATTCTCTGGCCTCCATACCTAGCTTCAGCAGTGCTACTAGGATAAACAAATGGACTAGTAATGGTCCACATTTAATGAAGCCAATCTCTGGAAACAAGAACTTTGTTAACAAGAAAGTAGAACAGGATTCAAATTTTGCCTCAAGCAGCTGCAATCCATCTAGTGAAAAGGTTGAGGATGATTTGGTTCCTAGTATAAGTAATTTGGACCACCAGAGACAAACTTGTTCTATGAATCATGATATGAAACGAAATGAGAAAGCTTCTCCAGCATCCAGCAGTATGAATATATGCATTGAAGTCAATTCAGGTACTTTGGATGCAGGCTCAAGTAGACCTGGCTTCGGTTTGAATTGTACTAACAGAAATAAATCTCCAGTGACAAAAGCTGATGAGAGATCAAGGTCTAGAGAAAAGGGGGAGTTCTCCCAAAGCTCAAAAAGTAGTATTGGTGAGTATAGCAGTAGCACAACCTATAGTGAGGACAGCAATGCATGTGGGTCTAGTCGTAGTGGCAAAAGGCCTCACATGTCAAAAGACTTGAGATGGGAAGCCATCCACAGTGTTGAGAAACAGCAAGGAAGCTTGGGTTTGAGGCACTTTAAATTGCTCAGGAAGCTTGGTTGTGGGGATATTGGAACTGTTTATCTCGCTGAGCTAACTGGTACAAACTGCCTATTTGCATTGAAAGTGATGGATAATGAATTCCTGGTTAGCAGGAAAAAAATGCCGAGGGCTCAAACTGAGAGAGAGATACTACAAATGCTGGATCATCCTTTTCTTCCGACACTGTATGCCCATTTTGCAACCGATAAGCTGTCATGCTTGGTTATGGAGTATTGTCCAGGTGGAGACTTACATGTGCTGCGACAGAAGCAACCAAGTAGAAGTTTCTCTGAACTAGCTGCCAG GTTTTATGTTGCTGAAGTCCTTCTTGCACTGGAGTATTTACACATGCTAGGAGTTGTGTATAGGGACTTGAAACCCGAAAATATTCTGGTCAGAGAAGATGGTCACATTATGCTCTCAGATTTTGACTTGTCACTCAGATGTGCTGTCAATCCAATGGTGGTTAAATCATCTTCTCCTGTCATGGAGCCCGCAAAAAAGATGTCAAGTCCATGCACTGAATCCAGCTGCATCGACCCATTTTGCCTCCAACCATCCTGGCAAGTCCCATGCTTCACTCCTAGACTTATATCTGCTGCTGCAAAAGCTCGGAAGATAAAAGCTGATCTAGCTGCCCAGGTCAGTCCGCTGCCTCAACTTGTTGTGGAGCCAACGAGTGCCCGATCGAACTCCTTTGTAGGAACCCATGAGTACCTTGCTCCCGAGATCATCAAAGCTGAGGGTCATGGGAGTGCGGTGGATTGGTGGACGTTTGGAATTTTTCTGTTCGAGATGTTATATGGCAAGACACCCTTCAAGGGTTCAGGAAACGAGGAAACATTGTCTAATGTAGTGTCACGGAGCCTCAAGTTTCCCAATAGCCCTGTTGTTAGCTTTCATGCAAGAGATCTGATCAGAGGCCTATTAATCAAGGACCCTGAAAACAGGTTGGGATCTGTGAAAGGAGCTGCAGAGATCAAGCAGCACGCCTTCTTCGAAGGCCTTAATTGGGCTCTGATACGTTGTGCGGTACCACCAGAGCTGCCGAAGTCATCCGATATGGAATTTGTTGCATCGGCTGCGCGGAAAAAGGAAAGCTCCAAGTGTAATGGGCTCGAGGCTGCTGGAGAGAATGTGGAGTTTGAGCTATTCTAG
- the LOC109011779 gene encoding alkaline/neutral invertase E, chloroplastic-like, whose product MATSESIIQALSGSLLPRLHHSDPCTNNSSPVHALKLNVSNTRKWSKVYVQVNGYSRMLHNCRTYGSRRLFDVFRWKKDASRLESMGCKCRQAEIFCGGMTEDQNETRSMGEAIRPRSVPVNGISSAMDIEESEVGKQFKHEKGGPFSDGMSTVAGTVKDHKYGETLEDEAWNLLRDSIVYYCNKPIGTIAAKDPGNTSILNYDQVFIRDFIPSGIAFLLKGEYEIVRNFILYTLQLQSWEKTMDCYSPGQGLMPASFKVRTVPLDRDESATEEILDPDFGEAAIGRVAPVDSGLWWIILLRAYGKISGDLSVQERIDVQTGIKMILKLCLADGFDMFPTLLVTDGSCMIDRRMGIHGHPLEIQALFYSALLSAREMLAPDDGSADLRRAINNRLVALSFHIRAYYWIDMRKLNVIYRYQTEEYSYDAVNKFNIYPDQIPSWLVQFMPSKGGYLIGNLQPAHMDFRFFSLGNLWSIVSSLATLDQSHAILDLIEAKWEVLVAEMPFKICYPALEDVEWRIITGSDPKNTPWSYHNGGSWPTLLWQLTVACIKMNRPEIALKAVNVAERHISGDKWPEYYDTKRARFIGKQARLYQTWSIAGYLVAKLLLANPNAAKNLVNEEDPELANAFSYMISANPKRKRGLKRQGFII is encoded by the exons ATGGCTACTTCCGAATCTATTATTCAAGCTCTATCCGGGTCTTTATTACCTCGCCTCCATCATTCTGATCCATGTACCAACAATTCAAGCCCAGTGCATGCTCTTAAACTCAACGTTAGTAATACAAGGAAATGGAGTAAAGTGTACGTGCAAGTCAACGGCTACTCGAGAATGTTACATAATTGCAGGACCTATGGAAGTCGACGGCTGTTTGATGTTTTTCGTTGGAAGAAAGATGCTAGTAGGTTGGAATCTATGGGTTGCAAGTGCCGACAGGCTGAAATTTTTTGTGGGGGGATGACAGAGGATCAAAATGAGACCCGGTCCATGGGTGAAGCAATTAGACCAAGATCAGTTCCTGTCAATGGGATAAGCAGTGCAATGGATATTGAAGAATCTGAGGTGGGTAAACAATTCAAACATGAAAAGGGAGGTCCTTTTTCAGATGGCATGTCAACTGTAGCTGGAACAGTGAAAGACCACAAGTATGGGGAAACTCTAGAAGATGAAGCATGGAACTTATTGAGAGATTccattgtttattattgtaaCAAACCTATTGGAACCATTGCTGCTAAGGATCCTGGCAACACTAGTATTCTGAACTATGATCAGGTCTTTATTCGGGATTTCATACCTTCCGGGATAGCTTTCCTTTTAAAGGGAGAGTATGAGATTGTACGAAATTTCATTCTATACACCCTTCAGTTGCAG AGCTGGGAGAAAACCATGGATTGCTATAGTCCTGGTCAAGGGCTAATGCCAGCCAGCTTCAAGGTGCGCACTGTTCCACTAGACCGTGATGAATCTGCAACTGAAGAAATATTAGATCCTGACTTTGGTGAAGCAGCGATTGGTCGAGTTGCACCAGTTGATTCTG GACTGTGGTGGATTATACTGTTACGAGCGTATGGAAAAATTTCTGGAGATTTATCCGTGCAAGAGAGAATTGATGTGCAAACTGGgatcaaaatgattttgaagTTGTGTCTTGCTGATGGTTTTGATATGTTTCCTACATTATTAGTGACTGATGGTTCTTGCATGATAGATCGTCGCATGGGAATTCATGGCCATCCTTTGGAGATTcag GCACTCTTTTATTCAGCATTACTTTCTGCACGTGAGATGCTTGCCCCTGATGATGGATCAGCCGACCTAAGACGGGCAATAAATAATCGTCTAGTTGCTTTATCATTCCACATAAGGGCATATTACTGGATAGATATGAGAAAACTCAATGTGATCTACCGTTATCAGACAGAGGAATACTCCTATGATGCTGTTAACAAGTTCAACATATACCCAGATCAGATTCCATCCTGGTTGGTGCAATTTATGCCCAGTAAAGGAGGCTATTTGATTGGAAATCTGCAGCCTGCTCACATGgactttcgtttcttttctctTGGAAATTTATGGTCTATCGTAAGCAGTCTTGCAACGTTGGATCAGTCACATGCCATATTGGACCTTATAGAAGCAAAATGGGAAGTATTAGTTGCAGAGATGCCATTCAAAATATGTTATCCTGCTCTGGAAGATGTGGAATGGAGAATAATCACCGGCAGTGATCCCAAGAACAC TCCTTGGTCTTATCACAATGGAGGTTCTTGGCCAACTTTGCTCTGGCAG CTCACTGTAGCATGTATAAAGATGAATAGACCAGAAATCGCCTTGAAGGCTGTGAATGTTGCTGAGAGACACATTTCTGGAGATAAGTGGCCTGAATATTACGACACCAAGCGAGCAAGATTTATTGGAAAACAGGCACGGCTATATCAAACCTGGTCAATTGCAGGATATCTTGTGGCAAAGCTCCTCCTTGCCAACCCAAATGCAGCAAAGAATCTTGTAAACGAGGAGGATCCAGAGCTTGCCAATGCTTTTTCTTACATGATCAGTGCCAACCCAAAGAGGAAACGGGGTCTAAAGAGACAGGGCTTCATAATAtga